A window of Pyrus communis chromosome 3, drPyrComm1.1, whole genome shotgun sequence genomic DNA:
GAAAGCAAAGCAAAGAAGAACAAGAGAGCtctggaagaagaagaagaagccatggctttctgcttctgcttctgctggTGGTGATATCAGTGAAGTCCACTGAGCTGAGAGGATCTTTAAATAAAAGGAGATATGGAGAAAAATGGTATTAAAATATGACACTTGTTGCGACTAAGGGTTATGTTACATACAATGCTTTTGACCTTTTTCAGCCTTGGATTCACCGCAGCATTCACCGCTCTAATTAAACGACCACCAGCTCAAACTTTAATACTCACATTTTCTGCTGAAATTTGGCCTTAAAAAATTTTACAATGCACCGATTGGACTGATGCAATGTTTTAGTAAAATATTGAATCTGTATGCGGTAATCTATCCGTTCACAAAATAGCTCCATCGGaacaatcaaaactaaaattttattctTCTAAGTAAGGTCAGTTATATGAATTTTAGAATTTCACTGTTTTTGCATTAAGTTTTCTGTTAGCTACAAGTACTTAGTATATTTTCTTAAAGtttctttccaagtcttcctaggtcttcctctgaCTACTTTGACTTGAGTCTCCGTCTCATACTCGCTTATTCTAACCAGAGCATCTATAGATCTATAGTTCAATGTCCAAACCACCCTAAcccattttctttcattttatctTCAATTGCGGTCACTCCTACTTTATGTCGGATATCTTCGTTCTTAATCCTATCATTTCTCATGTGCCCACAAATCCATTGGAACATTCTCATTTCCGCAACACTCATTTTTTTACACGTGTTGCTTTTTGACCGTCCAACATTCCATGCTATAAAGTATTGTTGCCTTAttgtcctataaaattttccctcaaaatttagTAGCATACGTGGATAGCACAACACACTCATGCACTCTTCTATTTCTTTTATCCAACTTGTATTATATATAATTGCTGTAAAAATACTTACAATAATGCGTTCCTCGATGCCGTTGAAGCCAAATGCAATGAGGAAAAGCAATGGCATCATCACAAAAACTATGATGATTGCATGCCTCCTcataggaagaaaagaaaagggaaaaagaagtCCAGCATTAtcttttggaaaaagaaaagaactttgaaatcaaattattcatatcgaaattaataataaaacgtTATAGTTTAGGTTTGAATGATTTGAGATTGAGATTATAGAATGATAATGCAATCCTTGTAAGCAAACTTGTACAAGAAAGTGACCTTCCAATTTCACCACAACACAAACGAAAGAAGAAACTATTAGAGGAAACGATAATTTCAAATAGCGatattcagtttttaatttctttgagGAAGTTCACAAGCTCGTGTTTTATTAAATTATCTTAAACTCGATGTACGAAAAGTTTCTATTATACATCAGCATAGCATGACGAGATCACACCTTAATTGAGTATCCAACTCGTTATTCATTTTTATAAGTTGAgtctaaaaagaaaaatatcactaaaatATAACGTTAAAATGcaaattgaattaaataaaattgcGTGATACCTAAATCAAGGAAACCTAATTAAGTCTGCTGAACAGTGACAAGGCCACCGACACtttcactttcactctcaatgaacagCATTCGTGTCATTAATAATACATGAACTAAAGATGATCGGTGGAGCCCCAAAAATGACACACAGCCACATGGATTAATTATCTATCTTAATTACGTATAGATCTAGCTGTTAGAATGATTAAAGATAATCAATCACTTGTTTATTAATAACATAAAGAATCCTAACTACTGAGTATTGACTCTGACCAAATGTATAGAGATCCGCAATGAGCATTTTATCCACCTCTGTGTGTATTCTTTATTCTATATTTTATAGAAAAGGAATCGTGTAGGAAATTCACAAATCAAGTACATATACTGAGGTGTTTCTATAAAAAGTGAgcataaaaaaaagttgagctcAAAAAGTTGTTTGatttacacttaaaaacagcttattttaataatttttggtgaaaaaaaagctgaaaacgtgcagcaaaaatgagcttattctcacaacagagcagaaacaattttttttttcaaagcacatcaataccaaaccaagccAATTCATTAACACGTTTCaagtttgatttcaaagttGAATTTAAACGCTTGAAATTGAATAGGAGACGAGtgaattactttttttttaattttttttaagagttttCAAGTATTACAACATGATGCCCTACATTCGCCATTTACAGGTGAGCTTCCTTATACCATACACAAATCAGCTGGCTTTCCAATTTTAAgttcaattgattttttttttttttttttaacaaacgatattatctacattaataGGAGTTGATGGATAGGCTTAGCTGAAATTTACAAACGAAAAGTAGATGGAATGGCATGACCTTGTGGCCGTCCGGCTTAAGACACTACTCTAAGGGTGAGACTGAGGGATCGAAAAATAAGCGGCAAGGATGCTTTTTGTTAGGGTGGACAACCATGCGATCACGTCATTCGGTCCTACTAATTTTTCCATCAAATGAAATTTAGAAACACGAAACAAGAAGTAAATGGAATGGCAGGACCGTGTGGCCATCCGGccaaaaacactattcatgggGTGAGAGTGCGTGTCTTAGGCCGGATAGTCATACGATCCAGTTATCCGAACATACTAATTTCTCCATTAAGTTTAATACAGTGAAATACAAGTgcaattcaaattttcattgaCAATAATTTTACATAGTTTCATcatcaaaaacaaaaggaaaaattcaaaacaaaactcaGATATCAAGAAGCAGGCCAATCCAGGTGGGCCCCATGAAATGTGGATGTTGTTCTAGCCTATACGTTACAGGTTTTACAAGACAAAAACACAAAGGACTAATTTGGCCATGTTCGGATACTCTGTCGACATCTAACGTCTGCAACAAGATGACGGATGTGTGGGGCGTACCATTTCACTCTCTCGACATGTTCTACTCTTACTTCCCAACAATGACCTGCAAACAACACACAATTTACAGTTTTACACCCTGCAACCTAATGCAGCAATGAATATTCATGTGTTCTGAGTTGAGAAGATAATACCTTCAGATTTGGCAATTTCACTTATTGATTCTGATACATGTTTAGCCCATGAATCCTCCTCTGAGTCCTTGACGTTCCCATGCACGTGTAGCATCCCGCCCTCGCTCCTGCATTATCAGAATTGCCATCAAAATGTGTACATTGATTTGTCGTGtgagtgagagagtgagagagctTCAGCTTCTTATAATGCTCATAAGTGAAAATATTTGCAGAAAGCATTTGAACAGTAGGTTTATAGGGTTTATCACCTTAATGCCCTAACAGCAGTGACCCAGCTACCTTCACTTGTTGGAATGAGACCGAGACAGACCCGATCAGCCACTCCCTGTGAGAAAACAATCAAGTTATAGCAACCTCACCAGAGCCTTGCGTTTGACAAAGTGCCTAACTTGCATAGTACAATACATAAAGTGAATGCACAAGTCAAATGATATTTATATCAGTAAGCAAAGCAGATGATGCGAGTCTTTGGACATACTTTGGGTGCCACTATCCGGTTATCTCCTTCAAGAACAATGCATCGGTCACTAACTGAATTGGCTTGCACATTTCGCCGGAGTGCCTCAACAGCATGGGGATTCCATTCACAAGCATAAACTAGTTTTGCGTTGGCCCTGGTCAACCAACATTTTCACTTAGAAACAGAATCAATGAAGGCAATTGGAAGGGAAGAAAACAACATCAGCAGCAATCAAGTGCAGCTTATGTAAAAGCATGATCAAGAATATGTATCAATGAGATTCATTGATGGAATCACCATTGCAAGGGTTAAATCCAAGCATTTAAGTCGTCCAATAAATGTCATAAATGTTTTCTTATTCTTATCCTACTTCTAATAAAATATGTATTGCTGACTGAAACAGACTGCAGTAGGCTGACTATTTCTATGTCCTATGTACTTCAAGATTTGATAAATCTTGAAGAAATCTGCAATTCGGAGgaccaagaaacaaaatctaTAAATTTCTAGAACCAGAGAGATGTACCTGACAAGAAATGGCAGAACAAAATATCCAATTCCAGCAAACAAATCCACAATAATCTCATTTCTGCAATTCATTGAGGCCATGCGGAGCTTCTCAGATAGGTTGCCCCAGGAGAACATACATTTAGTAGCATCGAAAGAATAGAGAATGCCATTTTCGCGATGCTCAACCCATCCATTATCTCCTACAAGAATCTCCAATGTACTGTCCCTTGTAGCGGTTGACGCAACTCGGCCCTGTTGAAACAGATTCAAGTCATGAATACACAACCGATAGTCGCATGAGCAATGCATAGATCAAATAACTACTCATGAACATGAGTAACCCAAATAACTACTAAAGAACCTTCGAAGTGTTTGGGTACATTACTTACTTGGCGTGCAAGGCGATGAGCGTTAAGTGATTTGGAAATAACATGCCAAAGCTCCATCCCTAGTGAGTCCCATATTGGATCCTTGAACGATGTCGCCGGAAGGACAACTATATCTCCAAGTCGCTCCCATCTACAAAAGACAAAACATTTAATATATCATTATCATACATGGTCATTGAATCTACTAACCAGTAAATTCTAGTGCATCCCTCATCTATAGGTTTTAACTGAAAATGTGTTAGGTAAAAAATCTTCTATAATCAGCTtagtttaaaaagaaaatgtatttACATGCTTGCACAGaagcaaaaacacaaacacaaacctTGCAGGTAGCTCCTCTAAGAGTTCTGCAGGCAGTCCCTTCTCCTTTATCAGCAAGCCCACAATTTCATTCATTACTTTCGCGGGAGATTTGGCAGCTCTCTTGACTTCAACTTCTTCAGCTGCCAGCTTAGTAGCACCACATTCCTTTAGAATGTCCAAGGCTTTTGAACAGTTCACCTCATTAACCGAGAATTCTTCTCCTATAACTGGTTTAACAAAGTGATTACTCTGTCCTTCAGATAAATCTGTCAAAGAATGCTTGTTTTCTTTAAACACGCTTGAAAATTTTTCGTTCACAGGAAAACATATATGTGAACCACTCTTCCTGGAGTACACCTTCCTTCCAAGATCTAACCATccaaacttcttcaatatgtccTTGCCtacttttgcatattttctttcaaGTTGTAGAATCCAATATGATTCTACCTGCTGACTTATGCCATTTTCCATGGGCAAGTCACTCTCAAAATTCAGATCACAAGGTTCACTTAAGCTCTGCACACCTTCAGCCCGTGGATCCTGGAATTGTCTACCTTTCTCATTATTCACCATTTCATAATGTTGAGCATGCACTTCTCTGTCATCTGGCTTAATATTATCATCTAAACTCATAAGAGGAAGCAAGTTGATTTTCATGGGCTTGCTAAACTTTGTCCCAAATGCATAACAAGATGCCCCACCACCAATCATAATAAGATTGTCGCCAACAACATTGGCTGTGCTACGCACAAATAAATCTTCACCATTGGATTCAAGTTTCACATGCCTCCACACACGGACCTTCAAATCAAGTAGTGCTAACTCCTGGCAACGTTGTTTAACTGGACAACCACCAACAACCCCAAGATAATTCTTGTAGACAAACATTGAGTGGGAGAACCTTGCATGTGGACTTCTCCCAGCTGCCTTTTCATTCTTCCATTTACATGTTTGGATATCAAAAACATACAAGTCT
This region includes:
- the LOC137728739 gene encoding tRNA wybutosine-synthesizing protein 2/3/4, which encodes MEFEKRKAATLASLRSEETDKSPKGTVDAPIIPLLDAINSHPNYFTTSSCSGRISILSQPTHVTNQPKTKKKALGGTWIFISHDPADADSILGLLFRPDPNDQNDAQDQNDLVFRFEPLIVAVECRDVASAQSLVSKAIACGFRESGITNSNRRVIIAIRCSIRMEVPLGSSREVMVSREYVRFLVGVANEKMEANRKRTEAFFQALQSEGEGFVGPTVANGEIAADGLSDSGSKEVPGGCSLSVVEMEIAGEPEENLFLWGHSSCALEIKNRNGVLVFGGFGGMGRHGRRSSSWLVDPLFGTLRAIDAASTPSPRLGHTSSLVGDCVFVIGGRADPEKILSDVWVLNTAKNEWKLLDCSGDKFPPRHRHAAAVVGSKIYVFGGLNNDTISSSLHVLDTDNLQWKELIVSGEHPCARHSHSMVAYRSQLYIFGGYSGEKTLADLYVFDIQTCKWKNEKAAGRSPHARFSHSMFVYKNYLGVVGGCPVKQRCQELALLDLKVRVWRHVKLESNGEDLFVRSTANVVGDNLIMIGGGASCYAFGTKFSKPMKINLLPLMSLDDNIKPDDREVHAQHYEMVNNEKGRQFQDPRAEGVQSLSEPCDLNFESDLPMENGISQQVESYWILQLERKYAKVGKDILKKFGWLDLGRKVYSRKSGSHICFPVNEKFSSVFKENKHSLTDLSEGQSNHFVKPVIGEEFSVNEVNCSKALDILKECGATKLAAEEVEVKRAAKSPAKVMNEIVGLLIKEKGLPAELLEELPARWERLGDIVVLPATSFKDPIWDSLGMELWHVISKSLNAHRLARQGRVASTATRDSTLEILVGDNGWVEHRENGILYSFDATKCMFSWGNLSEKLRMASMNCRNEIIVDLFAGIGYFVLPFLVRANAKLVYACEWNPHAVEALRRNVQANSVSDRCIVLEGDNRIVAPKGVADRVCLGLIPTSEGSWVTAVRALRSEGGMLHVHGNVKDSEEDSWAKHVSESISEIAKSEGHCWEVRVEHVERVKWYAPHIRHLVADVRCRQSIRTWPN